Genomic segment of Populus nigra chromosome 14, ddPopNigr1.1, whole genome shotgun sequence:
TACTGTTCAGATTGACCATAGGTAGTCATGAACCCATGATAGGTATTGGTGCTCCTGTTTCTCACTTCAGCCCGTGACCCAGGCATTGTTCCTCGAAATTCACATCCACCAGAGGAAGAGATTTGCTACGACCCTTCAACCTCGGTAGATGTTGGCGGGAGACACACACCTACTCCACGGTTACCGCGCACAAAAGAAGTTACTGTCAATGGTTTTTCTGTGAAAGTGAAGTATTGCGATACATGCATGATATATCGACCACCCCGTTGCTCACATTGCTCTGTATGTGATAACTGCGTGGAGCGATTTGATCACCATTGTCCCTGGGTGGGCCAATGCATTGGACTGGTATGTAGTATAGattgctctattttttttaattttttttttaattgagtccatgGTACAAATTAAGAACCcatctaaaacatttaaaaagatGCATTTCGGAAAATCTTCTGTTCCGTGATCTCTTTGAAATTATCTACTAGGTGATTAAGTCTTCCCGTGACTTTATTTAACCTGGATCTGCGAAGATATTCCTGTTGTTCTGGGGAAGTTATTGGTCAAACCAAACTTGTCATTCTAGTATCAAGGATTTTCATTGCAATTTTTGTTTAACAAGGATAAGGGCCCATTTTAAGAATTAGTCGTTGAGGGAAGTCATCATTCTGAGCTATAGTTTCAggaattttatataattgatggAAAGGATTTGGCCAATGTGGTCATCCATCCAAAGTTCGCTGCTAGTTTAGTGTATTGGCGAACAGTGAGGAAAATGAAAAGAACTTGAACCTagaaaaattcatttgaatACATGGAGGAATTCGAATTCTTCAAAAGATTGCTTGCAATCAAGGACAGTGTGTTTTCAACTTTTGTATGCGTTAGTGAAAGAATGGATTCTGTCTTCATTAAACCAAGTATGTTTATCTCTTCGCAGCGCAACTACCGGTACTTCTTTCTGTTTGTTTCTTCATCAGCTCTTCTCTGCATCTTCATATTTTCAATGTCAGCTTTGAACGTAAAGTTTCTTATGGATGATTATGGTTCTCCCTGGAAGGCAATGAAGGAGTCACCTGCATCTGTGATATTAATAGTTTATTCCTTCATTTTCCTCTGGTTTGTCGGTGGCCTCACCTGCTTCCATCTGTATCTTATAGGCAGAAACCAGGTcagtttgtttctcttttttttcaggaAACCATTCTTTTCTTGTGCTTgagtacttttaatttttatcagaGTCATTTTTGTGTGCTCGTAAGTCGTGAACTGCCGAAAGGTCTTCCCTCGGCGAATGTTAAAGCAATTCTTTTTTGGAAATAATGGTTATCGGTGGTCTTTTTTTCTCATGCTTTCAAATGGCCCATTTTCTAACTCTTTCAACATTTTCCTCAGACTACATATGAAAACTTTCGCTATGGAGCAGCCAACAGGCACAATGTCTATGACCAGGGTTGCTT
This window contains:
- the LOC133672676 gene encoding protein S-acyltransferase 8-like isoform X2, yielding MARRVYHVWKGRNVLVLLFLTSARDPGIVPRNSHPPEEEICYDPSTSVDVGGRHTPTPRLPRTKEVTVNGFSVKVKYCDTCMIYRPPRCSHCSVCDNCVERFDHHCPWVGQCIGLRNYRYFFLFVSSSALLCIFIFSMSALNVKFLMDDYGSPWKAMKESPASVILIVYSFIFLWFVGGLTCFHLYLIGRNQTTYENFRYGAANRHNVYDQGCLRNFLEVFCTKINPSRNNFQAYVQEEMPMRITREVKIDDSEGDSRTKVQDNLEIDNDLLKISQRRDAVEAVNSRS
- the LOC133672676 gene encoding protein S-acyltransferase 8-like isoform X1; this translates as MARRVYHVWKGRNIFFCKGRLIFGTDAKSLIITLLLILVPVVIFCTNVARNLLREFPTSNTGYVILVVTILFTIYVLVLLFLTSARDPGIVPRNSHPPEEEICYDPSTSVDVGGRHTPTPRLPRTKEVTVNGFSVKVKYCDTCMIYRPPRCSHCSVCDNCVERFDHHCPWVGQCIGLRNYRYFFLFVSSSALLCIFIFSMSALNVKFLMDDYGSPWKAMKESPASVILIVYSFIFLWFVGGLTCFHLYLIGRNQTTYENFRYGAANRHNVYDQGCLRNFLEVFCTKINPSRNNFQAYVQEEMPMRITREVKIDDSEGDSRTKVQDNLEIDNDLLKISQRRDAVEAVNSRS